The region GCGCGGTCGGCGTCGCCGCAGACGGCCAGAAGCGACGGCCCCGCCCCGGAGACGGTGACGCCCGTCGCGCCGGCCTCCAAGGCGGCGTCCCGAACGTCGTGGTAGCCGGTTATCAGTTCCGCGCGGGCGGGCGTGACGATGCGTTCGTCCATACCCGCGCCGACGAGTTCGGGGTCGCTCCGGCACATCCCCACCGCAAGCGTCGCCGCCGACCCGACGGTGTGGACCACGTCGTCCATGTCGGCGCGCGAGGGGACGACGCGCCGGGCGTCGCGCGTCGAGACGGCTATCTCGGGCAGGCAGGCGACGAGCGGAATCTCCGCGTCCACCGCCGTCACGCCGCCGTGGCGGGCGACGGTGAACCCGCCCAAGAGGGCGGGCGCGACGTTGTCCGAGTGGGCTTCGCCGGAGACGACGGCTTCGCCCTCGGCGGCGATGGGGACGAGTTCCCGACGGGAGTAGCCCCGGTCGTACAGGCCGTTGAGGGCGAGTGCGGCCGCGGCGGAACTCGCCGCCGAGGAGCCGAGACCCGAGGAGGGACGGACGCCCTTGTCGATGCGGATGTGGGCGGGAGCGTCGAGGGCCTCCGCGACTGCGCCGACGACGTTCTTCTCGGGGTCCTCGGGGATGTACTGACTCCCGACGCCCGTCACCTCTATCGTCGTCTCGTCGGCTTTCTCCACGCGGACCACGTCCGCCGGTCGGTCGAGGGCGACGCCGAACACGTCGAAGCCGCTCCCGAGATTCGCGCTCGTCGCGGGTGCCCTGACCGTGCGCATATGGGAGACGGCTTACCAGACTGCGGATAAAAATGTAGCGAACGACGGAAGAAACGGTTCGTTCGGTGTCACTCGGTTCCGCCCGACGCAGCGAGTGCGGACGAACGGAAGGGACTTTTCCCGCCGTCTCGTAGCCCGGTGCATGATTGGCGTCGTCGGCGGCGGCATCGCGGGACTCGCCGCGGCCTACCGACTGCGGAAGCGAGGCTACGAGGTTCAGGTGTTCGAGGCGTCCGACCAAGTCGGCGGCCTCGCGGCCGTCTACGAGACGCCGGGCGACGACATCGAGAAGTTCTACCACCACCTCTCGAAGTCCGAGGAGACCATCGTCGAACTCGCGGAGGAACTCGGACTCGGTGACGACTTGGAGTGGCGCATCGGCAAGAACGCCTACTACGTGGACGGCGTCGTCCACCCACTCGACACGGCGTGGCAGATAGCCGCCTACCCCCACATGAGCCTCTACGACAAGTTCAGGCTGGGGATGCTCACGCAGGGTATCGACGTGCGCGGCGGTATCCCCGACTTCGACGCCTACGACGACCTGAGCGAGTACGAACACGTCGGCATCGAGGAGTTCGTCGTCGAACACACCACCCGCGGCGTCTACGAGAACTTCGTCGACCCCCTGCTCGACGGGAAGTTCGGCGACAGGAAACACGACGTGTCGGCCGCGTGGTTCCTGGGGCGCGTCCGCTTCCGCGGCGAACGCGACCTGATGCGCGGCGAGATTCTCGGCTACTTCGACGGCGGATTCCGCCCCCTCTTGGACGCCCTCGTCGAGGCCGTCGGCCGGGAGAACATCACCACCGACGCGCCGGTGACGGGCCTCTCGACGGGCGAGGACGGCGTCGAGAGTCTGACCGTCGGGACGGGCGAGGAGGCGGAGACGAAGGAGGTGGACGACGTCGTCGTCGCCGCGATGCCGAACGTCCTTGAAGGACTCACCGGCTACCAGTGCGACATCGACTTCCAAGGCGCGGTCTGCGGCCTCGTGACCATGGAGGAGTCTCTGATGGATACCTACTGGCTGAACGTGGCCCACGACGCGCCGTTCGGCGCACTCATCGAACACACGAACTTCGTCCCGAAGGAGCGATACGGCGGGCAACACCTCCTCTACGTCGCCGCCTACGTGCAGGACGAGGAGGAGGACATCTGGCAGATGGACGACGAGGAACTCCGTCGGGTGTGGCTGAACGAGATCGCCGACATGTTCCCGGAGTTCGACCCCTCCTCGGTGACGGAGTTCCGCGTCGCCCGCAACCCCCGCGCCGCGCCGGTGTACGAACGCGGCTACCTCGATTTGGTCGTCCCGTACGACCTGAGCGAGGAGGTGGGCGAGGGCGTCTACTACGCCGGGATGGCCAGCGAGGCGCAGTACCCCGAACGAAGCCTCAACGGCGGCATCGTCGCGGGCTACGAGTGCGCGGACCGCATCGCCGAGAAACGCCGACGCGGCGGCGACGGCGGCGAAGCAGTCGCCGAAACGGACGGGGTCGCCGTAGACGGCGGACGACGCGAGTAGCCGAGACGGCTTCGACGCCCGGTATCGCCTTCGAGACGTGACATTCTCCGAGAGCCGCCATAGAGCATACGCCCCTGTGGTCGGTACCTCCTAGGGCCTTATGAGCGACACCGAACGTCAAAGCGACGACACTCCGGAGATACCCGTCGAGACGGGGAAAGCGACGATCGTCTACGAACACCCCGAAGAGGGGAAGAAGGAGGTGACCGTCTCGAACGAACAGGTCGTCTACGCCCAAGACCACTGGGCGTTCATGTCGGGAACCGACGAGGAGGGCAACGACTTGGTGCGCCGCGTCCCCCGCGACCGGGTCCACTACGTCGAGCGGAACGTCCAGAAGTTCGAAGAGGAAGTCCGAACCGTCCGACACCGCGTCGAGTCCCTCGCGAACGAGGTCAGACAGAAACTCCCGGTGAACGCGAGTGGCGGCGGCCGCGAGGCCGAGCAAGGTCAGAGCGAACCACACCGAATCGAAGTCGAAGACGACGACGCGACCACCGACCGGTAACGACCGGTGCCGTCCCGTCGGAACAGAGCGCGCTTTTCTCAATTCTGACTGACCGGTCGGTCAGCGACCGGTGACAGAGAGCACTCGCCCCTCGCGGACGGCGCGGCGCGCGACGGCGAGCGGGTGGCCGCGACGACTGAGAGGCGTTACGCCGACTCTTCGTCCGCGTCCTGCACGCCGGGCGCGGCGCTCACGTCGACGTCTTCGGGTTCCTCCTGCCCGCCGACGTGCAGTTCGCCGGACTCGTCTTCGACGTACACGTCGTCGGCGAACCCGCCCTCGGCGTGGGGATGCTCGGGGTTTTCGAGTTTCTCGGGCGTCGAGGGCGCGTCGGGAATCTCGCGGGTGCGGAAGTCGCCGAGGGGGTCCGCGATGTCGATGTCGTACCGCTCGAAGAAGTCGCGGTGGCGCTCGTAGTGGTCCTCGAGTTCGTCCGCGGGGAACTCCATCATCTCCGTCCACCCGTGGTTGTAGAAGTCGAAGTTCGCCTGTATGTGCGTTATCTCGCGGGCCTCCGCCTCCGTGTACCCCTCTTCGAGGGCGCGGACGTACGTGTCGAACGTGCAGTCGAAGAACGCCTCCATCCGCGGTTCGCGTTCCTCGCGGCGGTCGGGGTCCGCCTTCTCGCCGAAGATTCTGACGTGCATGTTCACGAGTTTCTCCGTCGCGATGTCGCCGACGACGGGCATCGTCAGCGCCTTCTTCGCGGCGAAGTGGCGAACGTTCTGGCGTATCTTCATCGTTGTCGGGGGTTAGGACCGGGAACTCTTCAAGCCAACGTGTGCGCACTCGCCGCGCGGGCGAGGCGCGGCGTCGAACCCGCCTCGGGGCCGGACGGAGTCGACGACAGGGCCCCGACCGGCCTCTCGGGCGACGAGCGTCGGCCGTCCCGCGGCGCGCAGATATGTACGGATAGCAACCCACATTAACCCCGGCCTCAAATCATCCGAATATGACCCAGTCGTACGTGATTATTGGCGACGGGATTGCGGGGAGTTCCGCCGCAGAGACCCTCCGGGAGGAGGAACCCGACGCCGACATCATCGTCATCACGGACGAGGGCGAGGCCCTGTACAATCGGATTCTCATCAAAGAGTTCGCGAAGGGCAAACTGCCCGAGGCACCGATTTCCATCCACGAAGAGGACTGGTACGACGAGCGCGACATCGACCTCCGACTCAACACGCTCGTCGTGGACGTCGACCCCGACGCCCACACCGTCACGACCCACGAGGGCGAGGAGATTTCGTACGACAAGCTCCTCTACTCGACGGGCGGGACGCCGACCCAACTGCCGGTCGACAACTCCGACGCGGAGGGAATCCACCACTTCTGGACGTTCCAAGACGCGCGGCAGATTCGCGACCACATCGAACGGGCGGACAACTCCGTCATCGTCGGTGCGGGTCTCTTGGGCATCGACCTCGCGGCCATCACCGCCGCGCAGGACGTCGAAGGCAAGTACCTGATGCGCGGGAACGCGTGGTGGCGCTACGCCCTCTCGGAGGAGGGCGCGGAGATAATCCACGACGCCCTCCGGGAACGAAACGTCGAACCCGTCTTCGAGTCCGGCGTCGACCACTTCGAGACGGACGACGACGGCCACGTCACCGCCGCCGTCGACCCCAACGGCGACCACTACGACGCCGACTTCGTCGGCATCGCCATCGGTCTGGACTTCAACACCGAGATCCTGCAGGGGACCGACGTGGAGTGCGACAACGGCGTCGTCGTCGACGAGTACATGCAGACGAGCGACGAGGACATCTACGCCGCGGGCGATATCACCCAGTTCCACGACGTCATCCTCGGCGAACGCGCGCAGAACGGCGCGTGGGGCTCCGCGAAAGAGCAGGGTACCGTCGCCGCGAAGAACATGGTGAACCCGCAGTCCGAGGAGTTCCGGTGGGTCTCCTCGTACTCCATCACCCACTTCGACTTCCCGTTCCTCTCGTTCGGTCACCCGACCCTCGGAGACGACGAAGCCGAGGCGAAACACTCCGACGACGAGTGGCGGCGTCTCGCGTTCAAGGACGGCAAAATCGTCGGCGGCGTCCTCATCGGCGACCTCTCGCCGCAGACCAAGTACAAGAAGCTCATGCGCGAGGAACGCGTCGTCGCGGACCAGAAAGACGTCCTCATGCAGGAAGAGTTCGACATCGACGACCTCGAACTCGAAGAGGCTCCGGCGGAGTAACCCCGCCGCCGACCGACTCGACTCTCTCTCTCCCGCTGAGACCGCCCGCTCTCGTTCTCGCGTCTCGTCTCTCTTTCGCCGTCGCCTCTCTCGTTTCCGTCCTTCCTCTCTCCCGACTCCGTTCTCTTCTTCCTCCTCCCGAGTCCCGCGTCGCGTTCCCCGCCTCGACCCGCATCCCGCAACATTTATTCCTCGCTAGTGCACATTGGTAACACATGTCACGAACGGCGCGAGACCGAGCGTCCGACGGCGGCGCCGACCGCTCGGACGTGGTTGCCATCGCTCCCGGAAGCATCGACGGCGACGCGCGGGTGCGGGACTTCGACCAACTGTCTGAGTCCGCACAACGGGCGTTCGTCTCCGAGGGCGCTCCCGACGCCGCGGCGTCGGACCTCGAACGGGACGACGTCGTTCGGTACACCGACTACTACCTCGTGCTGTGACCGGGGCGTTCGCTCCCGACCGCCGGCCGTCGGAGCAACCGAAGGCGTTTTGCGACAGACGCGAGGAGGTGTAGGTATGGATGGTGGCGGCAGCACGGACATGACGCTCGCGTTCGAGTTGGAGGCGTTGAAGTCGCTCGCGGACCCCAACGCCGTGTTCAACGACGCCCGTCAGTGGACGGAGTACGTCGGCGTCGTGAGCGAGAAACCCACGTACGTCGTGACCAACTTCACGCGAAAGCACCGCATCCGCCAGGACTTCTTCTCCGGCCCCCGCGGGGTCAAGGAGAGTCTGGAGAACGTCAAACAGCAGTTCGACACCGACCGTCACGTCTTCGTCGGCACCTCGGAGGAGGACGAAGCCGTCGCCGGGGACGCCGACTGGGAGTACCTCCCGCTTTCGCAGGCCGCCGAGGCCGCCGACTGGGGGCTCGCGGGCGAGTCGCCCGAACCGGACCCCTTCGACTCCTCCGACGAACGCGACGACTGGCCCTGAGCCGACCGGCTCGTCACCGATACCGGCGATATCGGCCACCTCACCGCGGTTCTTTCGGGAGTCTCCGTCCGTGAAGCGAAAGCACTAATCGCGGTGCGTCCTTCTGTGGAATCAATGAGTCACCAGTTGCCTGACGTACAGGCAAGCCGCCCCGACGTGACCGTGGGGCTGAGTCAGGTCGGCGTCACGGGGGTAGACAAACTCGTCAAAATCGCCCGCGACGACAAGCGTCCGCTCGTTCTGATGGCCGAGTTCGAGGTGTTCGTGGACCTTCCGAGCGGTCGGAAGGGTATCGACATGAGCCGGAACATGCAGGTCATAGACGAGACGCTCGAAGACGCCGTCTCCGAACCCGCCTACCGCGTCGAGGACATGTGCGGCGACGCCGCGGAGCGACTCCTCGCGAAGCACGAGTACACGTCCACCGCCGAGGTTCGCATGACCGCCGAACTCGTCCTCCGGGAGGACACCCCGGCGAGCGGACTCGCCACGCAGGGGACGGCGACCATCATCGCGAGCGCAGTCGCCACCGACGACGGCACCCGCGAGGAGATCGGCGCGGAAGTGACCGGCATGACGGTCTGTCCCTGTTCACAGGGCATGTCCGCCTCTCGCGCGCGCGACGTACTGCAGGATTTGGAGGTCGACGACGACACCATCGAGGAGTTCCTCTCGAAGGTGCCGCAACCGGGCCACTCCCAACGCGGCCACGCGACGCTCACCGTCGAGACGGAGGGGTCGCCCGACGTGGACCTGATGGACCTCATCGACATCGCCCGCGACTCGATGTCGGCGCGCATCTACAACCTCGCGAAGCGTCCGGACGAGGACCACATGACCTACGAGGCGCACGCGAACGCGAAGTTCGTCGAGGACTGCGTCCGGTCGATGGCCGACCAAGTGCTCGAAGAAATGGACCACTTAGACGACGACGCCGTCGTCCGCATGAAGCAGTCGAACGACGAGTCCATCCACCAGCACAACGCCCACGCGGAGCGAGAAGTGACGCTCGAACAGCTCCGCGCGGAGATGGACCGGTAACGAAGCGGCTCTTCTCTCGCCCGAGGCGCTTCCTTCGGGTGTCGGATTCGGTTACTCCTCGGAGGCGGCCGCAGACAGAGAGAGCGGTTCCGCCTCCTCCCACCGGGGGTCGAACATCGACCGGATGTCGGCGCTGAAATCCGGGTCCTTCAGGTCTATCATGGCGAACGCCTCGCCGGGGTCGAGCGGGTTCGGCACCTCGATGCACACCTCCACGTCGTCGATTAGGTTGAACGTCCCCGAGAGCTGCTCGGACGTTCGGACGGAGAAGCGCGGGTGGTCCGCGAGACTGTCGAGGTAGCGCTCGCCCACGCTCTCGGGGAGGGAGGCCACGAGCTCGGGCGACATCAGCACGGATACGTCCACGCCGCGGTCGAGCGCCGTCGCCAACTCCTCGGTCACCAAGTCGCCGACCTGCCCCAGGTCGAACTGCGCCGAGGGCGTCCCTGCGACCATGACGAGCGATTCGTCGGCGGCGGCGAGTCGTTCCAGAAGGAGGTCCACCGACTCGTCGGTGCCGACGGCGGCGGTCCAGAACTGCCCCTGTACGGGTTCGGCCGTCTCCAGTTCGTCGGAGAGTTCGTCCACGACGGCCTCGTACTGCTCGGCCTTCTCGTCGAGTTCGCGCTTCTTGCTCTCCAACAGGCGGTCTAACGCCATGTCCGGTTCGACGGCGACGTACTTCTTGGGCCGACTGGCGGCCTGACTCCGCACGAGACTGTGCTGTTCGAGGCTGTTCAGCACGTCGTAGATGCGGCCCATCGGCACGTCGCTGGCGCGAGACAACTCTTTCGCGGTTGTCGCACCCGTCCGGAGGAGCGACCGATACGCCCGAGCTTCGTACTCGGACAGCCCGAGGTCCCGAAGGTTGGCCATGTCTCCGTGTCATTTGCTACCGTTAAAAACGCATCGGAGGTTTACACCCGGTTACCGTTCCCCGGCGTTTGTCCGAACCGGTCGCCGCCGCGGGGGCGTCGCGTCCGAACGTCGCCTCAGAGACCGCCGTCGAGGTCGGAGACGGCGGCCATCAGTTCGTCCGGCGTCGTCGCCGACGCCTCCTCGTCGCCGAGTCGGACGACGGCCTCGCCCTCCGGAACGTCCGCGCCGGGGAGGACCACCTTCTCGTGGTCGGCGACGCGCATCGCCGCCCGGTGGAGGTCGGACCTCGCGGGCGCGCCGACTTCGACGACGAGCGTCGAGCGCGTCAGTCGCGCGGCGACCGACCCGTAGCCGGCGACTTGGACGCCGATGCGGTCCCACGCGCCGCCGAACGCCGCGATGGCGTCGTGGGCGGCGTCCTCGTACCGGTCCTCGCCCGTCACCGCCGCGAGGTCGAGCAGCGCGTCGGCCATCTCGACGTTGCCGTCGAGGGGTCGAAGCGGCTTGTCGAGGAGTCCGACGTCCGTCTCGGGACCGTCGCGGAACGCCCCCTCCGGCTCCTGCAGTTCGTCGATGGCCACGTCGGCGACGCTCCGGGCGGTTTCGAGCGCTCCCTCGTCGCCGACGACCTGTCGGGCGCGGACGAACGCGGAGACGACGCGCGCGTGGTCTTCGAGTAAGTGCGACTCGCCCGACTCCTCGCTCGCGCGGTAGTGGGTGACGACGCCGTCGTCGACGAGCGACGACGCCACGTAATCCAGCGTGCGGCGGGCGTAGTCGGTCGCTCTCTCGTCGTCGGTGTAGGCGGCGAACGTCAAAAACGCGTCCGCCGCGAGGGCGTTCGCGCCCGCGTACGCGGTGAGGTCGCGCCGCGGTCCGGTCTCCTCGCCGCGCGCATCGGCGTCACCCTCGTAGTAGTCGGACTCCTCCGCCGGGCCGAGACTCCCGCCGAACGCCGCGCCGTTCCAGAGGTTCTCCGCGAGGAAATCGAGCGTCTCGCGGACCGGCCCGAGGAACTCCTCGTCGCCGGTGTAGAGGTAGCCGTTGGCGAAGGCGCGACAGAGCGCCGCGTTCGAGTCGAGCAGTTTCTCGTGGTGCGGGTCGGTCCAGTCCGGCGCGTCGGCGTACCGGAAGAAGCCGCCCTCCACGTCGTCGAACAGCGACTCCCGAATCGCGCCGAGCGTCTCCAACCCCTGCTCGCGGGCGCGTTTCAGCGCGAACTCGACGGTTCGGGGCATCGGGAACTTCGCGCCGTCGCCCCACCCGGCGAAGCGGTGGTCGTACTTCTCGTCGAGTTGCCCCGCGAGGTGCTCTTCGATTCGCGCCGTCACCTCGCCCGCGGGCGTCGGCTTGCCGGCGAGTGCGCGGGGGATGCGCCCCGCCTCCGCCCCCTTCTCGGTCCAGAGGTCGCGGACCTTCTCCAGAACCTGCCGCATCCCGTCGGGGCCGAGGTACGTCGCCCCGGTCAGGAGGTCACCGCTCGGGGTGAGAAACACCGTCGAGGGGAACCCGCCCATGTTGTACCGCTCCCGCACACGCGGGTGGCGGTCTACGTCCACCCGGACGGGGACGAACCCGTCGTTGACGTTGGCTGCGATCCGCGGTTCCGCGTACGTCTCGACGTCCATCTCGTGACAGCCGTCGCACCACGTCGCGGTCAGAGACAGCAACACCGGCTTCTCGGACGTTCGAGCCTCCTCGAACGCGTCGGGTCCCCACCTGCGCCACTCGACCCGCGTCTTGTCGTCTGCCATGTGTCGCGTTCGGGGAGCGCGTGGGGTAAGCCCTTCGAGGTACGGTGACGACTCCCGAACGTCACAAGGGCTTTGAACGGTGGCCGAAAATAACCCCCCATGCAGACGCGCTGGGTCATCGCGATTCTCCTCGCGATACCGCTCGCCGACACGTTGCTCCTCGTCCCCGTCGCCAACGCCATCGGGTTCGCCGCGACGGTGTTGCTGGTCGTCCTCACCGGCCTCGTCGGTATGCTCCTCGTCCGCGCGGAGGGGCGGCACACGATTTCGAGGCTCCAACAGAAGGTGGCGACCGGCGGCCTCCCGACGAACGAACTGATGGACGGCGGCCTGCTCATCGCCGCGGGCGCATTCCTCCTCACGCCGGGCATCGTCACGGACCTGTTGGGCTTCATGCTCGCGCTTCCGCTGACGCGATACCCCATCCGCGAGGTGCTGAAGCGCTACGTGGTCAAGCCCTACATCGAGAAACAGACCGACGGGTTCGTCTCCGGCGGCGTCTGGACCGGCGGCTACCCCGACGACGACGTCATCGACTTAGACCCCGAAAGTTACGGCCGCCGCGACGACGACAATTCGTAACACGCAACGCTGTCGCCCCGAAAGGAAACCCTTAAACTCGACACCGGACAACGACTGAATGCGCTCACCTGGGCCAATAGCTCAGTCAGGTTGAGCGCTCGGCTGATAACCGGGAGGTCCGCGGTTCAAATCCGCGTTGGCCCACCTACAGCGCGAACGGTATTTGGCCGTTCCGCGTTAGGGGCTGAGAACTCCCCAGCCACCTAACTTCGTTCCTACTACTCCTGAATAGAACCGTCTCTCTTCGATGATTTGAACGGGCAGACTGACGGCGATCGTGGCTAATTCGGCCATGTTTCAGACGGACCCTTGTGCTACGTACCAGACCCGCAGTGCCCGCTTCACTTCGTCGCTAGCGGATGTCGGCTCGTACCACAGAAGCGCTCTCCCCGGAGTATCTTTATATATCGTTGACGTGTCTGTGCGAACATGACACAGTACGCCTCGCGGCGGAGTGTACTGAAAGCGATAGGCGCGTTGGGGGCGGCTTCCGGTGCGGTCGGTACCGCAAGCGCCCGGGGAAAACCGACGAGCGCGCGGTACGCCACGTTCAACGTCGTCGACCTGACCACGGAGCAGGTTCAGGAACCGGGCGACGAACAGGCGGAGGCGGCCGCACGTATCATTCAGGAGATACGGCCGGACGTGCTCGTCCTCAACGAACTCGCGAACAACCTCCAAGAGGGGAAACGGACGGAGCGAACCAACGTCGATGCCTTCGTCGAGAACTACCTCAGCGTCCCGCAACGGGACGGCCTCGAAGGCATCGACTACCAGTACACCCTCCAACCGGAGAGCAACACCGGCGTTCTCCCGGAGGAGGAGTACGACTTCAACAAGGACGGGCAGGCGGGTGAACGACCCGACGACGCCTTCGGATTCGGGCAGTACCCCGGTCACTACGCGTTCGCCGTGGCGAGTCGGTACCCCTTCGACGAGGAGGCCGTTCGCACGTTCCGGGAGTTCCTGTGGGCGGACATGCCGGACAATCTCATTCCGGTCGAGGGCGAGGAGGGCGTCGAGACGGACGATATCTACCTGACGGAGGCGGAGTTGGAGGTGTTCCGACTCTCCTCGAAGACGCACGTGGACGTGCCGTTCTGCGTCGACGACGAAATCGTCCACGGCCTCTTCTCGCACCCGACGCCGCCGGTGTTCGACGGCGACAACAACTTCAACGGCCGGTGGAACCACGACGAGGTACGCTTCTTCGCGGACTACGTCGCCGGTGCCGACTACATCTACGACGATAGCGGGACGGAGGGCGGCCTCGACGACGACGCTTCCTACGTCCTGATGGGCGACATGAACGCGGGATTAGCGGGCGACCGACCGCTCGACCCGGCGAGGAAGTACTTCCTCGAGAACGACGACTTCCAGACCCACAAACTCCCCACGAGTCCGGGCGGCGCCCAACTGGGGAACCGCTACGCGACGGCCACCTTCGGCGGCGGGTCGAAGGTCGATTGGGTCCTCCCCTCCCCGGACCTCACGCTCCGTTCGTCGTCCGTGGTCTGGCCGAGTGCGGAGGCGACGAAGCGCGGACTCGGCGACGACGGGGAGACGGCGTCCGACCACCGGATGGTGTGGGCCGATATCGCCACCAAGTGAGGCGGTACTCGTTCGACGCCGCCTAGTCGTTTCCGCCGGCGTCGGTGAACGGGTCGCGGAGCGACCGGCGGGCGGTGACCGTCTCCTCGACCTGCGTCCAGACGAGTACGAAGCCGACTACCGCGAGGGCGGACCCGAAGGCGAAGGGGACGACGAAGCCGAACGCGACGAGAAAGCCCGACGCCAGCGGACCGAGGGCGATGCCGAACCCGAACGCCATCGTCAGCACCGACAGCGTGCCGCCCGAACGACCGGCGGGCGCGAGGTCACCCGCGAGGGCGAGTGCGGGCGCGAAGACCATCGCCCCGGCGACGCCTTGAGCGAAGCGCGCGCCGAACATCAGCCACGGGTCGAGGATGACGCCTTGAACGAACGTCGTCGGGACGAGAAGCGCCATCCCGAGGACGATGAACGGCTTGCGGCCGAAGAAGTCCGTCGCTCGGCCGATAGGGACCTGCAGGAGAATCTGCGCGAGGACGAACGCCGCGAACTGGAGGCCGAACATCGTCGCGCCCTGCGCGAGTCGCTGGTTGACTATCTCCCCGAGGGTCGCAAACAGGGCGATGCCGACCGCCATGAAGAAACTCGCGAGTCCGAGCGTGAACACGGGGTCGAGCACGCCCCGGCCCGACCGGTCGAAGACGGAGACGTTCTCGGCGAGGGAGTCGCCGGCGTCCGTCTCGGGGACCTCCGGGTCGCGGACGAGCATCGAGACGAGGGCGAAACTCAGGGTGGCCGTCAGCGTCGCGATGTAGAAGGCGGCGTCGAAGCCGTTCATCGTCACCGACGCCCCGCCGACGTCGAAGGTGAACGGACCCGCGGAGACGACTGCACCGGCGGCGATGGGGCCGACGCCGAACCCGACCAGTCGGAAGGTGTTGTACGTCCCCATGTTCCCCCCGCGATTCGACTCCGACGCGAGGTCGTTGACGAGGGCGACGGTCGTCGGGATTATCAGCGCGCCCGCGACTCCTTGGACGACGCGGAGTCCGACGAGGTGCCAGTACGTGGCG is a window of Halopelagius longus DNA encoding:
- a CDS encoding endonuclease/exonuclease/phosphatase family protein — translated: MTQYASRRSVLKAIGALGAASGAVGTASARGKPTSARYATFNVVDLTTEQVQEPGDEQAEAAARIIQEIRPDVLVLNELANNLQEGKRTERTNVDAFVENYLSVPQRDGLEGIDYQYTLQPESNTGVLPEEEYDFNKDGQAGERPDDAFGFGQYPGHYAFAVASRYPFDEEAVRTFREFLWADMPDNLIPVEGEEGVETDDIYLTEAELEVFRLSSKTHVDVPFCVDDEIVHGLFSHPTPPVFDGDNNFNGRWNHDEVRFFADYVAGADYIYDDSGTEGGLDDDASYVLMGDMNAGLAGDRPLDPARKYFLENDDFQTHKLPTSPGGAQLGNRYATATFGGGSKVDWVLPSPDLTLRSSSVVWPSAEATKRGLGDDGETASDHRMVWADIATK
- a CDS encoding MFS transporter, yielding MRDRLGVDPQVLALAVARMTESVGNSFLVVVLPLFIGSEYISGATFGLTEVAVTGIVLSLFGLVNSPLQPFTGRLSDRAGRRKIFVLVGLVLIGVASFSYSFAATYWHLVGLRVVQGVAGALIIPTTVALVNDLASESNRGGNMGTYNTFRLVGFGVGPIAAGAVVSAGPFTFDVGGASVTMNGFDAAFYIATLTATLSFALVSMLVRDPEVPETDAGDSLAENVSVFDRSGRGVLDPVFTLGLASFFMAVGIALFATLGEIVNQRLAQGATMFGLQFAAFVLAQILLQVPIGRATDFFGRKPFIVLGMALLVPTTFVQGVILDPWLMFGARFAQGVAGAMVFAPALALAGDLAPAGRSGGTLSVLTMAFGFGIALGPLASGFLVAFGFVVPFAFGSALAVVGFVLVWTQVEETVTARRSLRDPFTDAGGND